A window of Zingiber officinale cultivar Zhangliang chromosome 5A, Zo_v1.1, whole genome shotgun sequence contains these coding sequences:
- the LOC121983185 gene encoding protein GOS9-like: MACSSLINKCFRESWRCIKIGPWGGTGACNFDIGRSASQIKKVVLHTGDTVERLEISYVVDGNEVKTHPIGGSGGQSHEFELIPGEYINSMVGSVKTYRGETRISKLEFKTNLGKKHGPFGHGGGTEFTVPVMDGRIVGFFGQSGCYLNGIGVYLAPN, encoded by the exons ATGGCTTGCTCCAGCTTAATCAACAAGTGCTTCAGAGAATCATGGAGATGCATCAAGATTGGGCCATGGGGAGGCACCGGAGCCTGCAACTTTGATATTGGTCGATCTGCCTCCCAAATCAAAAAGGTCGTACTCCACACAGGAGACACCGTCGAACGTTTGGAGATCTCCTATGTTGTTGACGGGAATGAAGTCAAAACACACCCAATAGGCGGCAGTGGTGGTCAATCCCACGAG TTCGAACTAATTCCTGGTGAATATATCAACTCGATGGTTGGGTCCGTCAAAACCTATCGTGGAGAAACTCGTATTTCTAAGCTCGAATTTAAGACCAACTTGGGGAAGAAACATGGACCTTTTGGGCACGGAGGTGGCACGGAGTTCACTGTTCCAGTCATGGACGGTCGAATTGTTGGATTCTTTGGCCAATCTGGTTGTTATCTAAATGGGATTGGAGTCTATTTGGCTCCTAATTAA